The Toxorhynchites rutilus septentrionalis strain SRP chromosome 3, ASM2978413v1, whole genome shotgun sequence genome includes a region encoding these proteins:
- the LOC129778485 gene encoding tektin-B1: MSNSAVPSFEKPLQHLSLPDWHSRLNQLKNVSYSKRTDAFELRQTARNLRNETTIQTYWDTYHNNDKISDRAAELERWRETMRILLQRVCDEICALKEEKSLTERDLDALITPLTVVTESISMRDCRLGSELTYDEGDTELKNELCIVENNQRLLRDQNQGAWQQLNQLQEIKFKLELDLNDKDEAQAIDQHQLEVDKHCAAVTYKTDPTRVPKNSCTYSNWLQYCEELVALTEKTLSDSAAVRESLFATREKARNILKAQQDRTSHTLRKRIFETQRARNELEYQQGKMKEEMDKCASEIETLEKHNNEKMEALKVVETRLENRAQRSGMELCIDESYHGLCDEVYKLRDTIKILREKINAAKTMYNSLHDLAKQVTQDLENKQHALMTDIRSLDLRSRLNTGEFGGKSTQTDRNIHLSRLEDEIPKS, encoded by the exons TGGCACTCCCGACTGAATCAGCTAAAAAATGTGTCCTACAGCAAGCGCACGGATGCGTTCGAGTTGCGGCAAACAGCGAGAAATCTTCGGAACGAAACCACAATCCAAACCTACTGGGACACGTATCACAACAATGACAAGATATCGGACCGGGCGGCGGAACTCGAACGTTGGAGGGAAACGATGCGGATCCTTCTGCAGCGTGTGTGCGATGAGATTTGCGCGTTGAAGGAGGAAAAATCGCTCACCGAACGGGATCTGGATGCGCTGATAACCCCGCTCACGGTTGTCACCGAAAGCATCAGCATGCGGGATTGCCGGTTGGGTTCGGAACTGACCTACGATGAGGGTGATACGGAGCTCAAGAATGAGCTGTGTATCGTGGAGAATAATCAGCGTTTGTTGAGGGATCAAAATCAGGGCGCTTGGCAGCAGCTGAATCAATTGCAGGAAATTAAGTTCAAGTTGGAGCTGGATCTGAACGATAAGGACGAAGCACAGGCCATCGATCAGCATCAACTTGAGGTCGATAAGCACTGCGCTGCCGTGACATATAAAACGGATCCGACGAGGGTTCCCAAGAA CTCTTGCACATACAGCAATTGGCTTCAGTATTGCGAGGAACTGGTGGCATTGACCGAGAAGACTCTTTCAGATTCCGCCGCAGTGCGGGAATCGCTGTTCGCAACTCGTGAAAAAGCCAGAAATATTCTTAAGGCCCAACAGGACCGAACATCGCACACTTTGAGGAAGAGGATTTTCGAGACGCAACGCGCTCGCAATGAGCTTGAGTATCAACAGGGAAAG atGAAGGAGGAGATGGACAAATGCGCTAGTGAAATTGAGACATTGGAGAAACACAATAACGAAAAGATGGAAGCTCTGAAGGTGGTGGAAACGCGCTTGGAAAATCGCGCCCAACGTTCCGGGATGGAGCTTTGCATCGATGAATCCTACCACGGGTTGTGTGACGAGGTTTATAAACTACGGGACACCATAAAAATACTTCGGGAGAAGATCAACGCAGCCAAAACGATGTACAACAGTTTGCACGATTTGGCTAAGCAGGTGACCCAAGATTTGGAAAACAAGCAGCACGCGCTTATGACAGATATTCGCTCGTTGGATCTCCGCAGTCGGTTGAACACGGGCGAGTTTGGCGGGAAATCAACCCAAACCGATCGCAATATTCATCTCTCCCGCCTGGAGGACGAAATACCCAAATCATAA